One window from the genome of Musa acuminata AAA Group cultivar baxijiao chromosome BXJ1-4, Cavendish_Baxijiao_AAA, whole genome shotgun sequence encodes:
- the LOC135641624 gene encoding transcription initiation factor TFIID subunit 4b-like isoform X1: MDPSIMKLLEEDEDESMHSGADVEALSAALNRDIGGDPAALARPPESDTGVSMLGSSSASKQVLGQWQTSSEVENEQQIQQKEQKRHLQSSEQHSSGGELIQAGSVSQPQDEQINNQPQHDCPTIQQEASHSDDLQRQPEANLLEKEQVKKPEQNTIQASDIVEGRKQEVAQHSENQQQHLTQQSNSQQIASANIANMAVQHSENQQQHIVQQSNSQQIPTSNQANMAMRRTKAASSIPFHLLIPILRPHLDKDRSMQLQAIFAKLRNNEVSKEDFLRVIRNIVGDQMLRQAAQKVQVQLQAQAARGAQTNTNSFSLQSQASSQQLASSVPPQITGAQSFPALHSIPSSQSLKVTGSPPHQPYVPPLTFQAQPGTGLTAPDNSTQKPREVETKSDGKGAQSVQKYTSNTNITNPERDVSMVSLQPVNKQQHHAQLPQSSFSVSGATSSYNTHAYPRPSMSSSTSIRPQNLDSHARQVSVTPGAVSTQLRPTQSVSVINVPKYEQNPANEAKRQQVGSVTASQHNPIAWQLSANKDQKGNTFPSMAVKQELVDQSSEPPNKSHFASSESTLFGSAHVNQGNHALGSSSTTGTTQISGSVPSQVDQIVQLHSHISSATPPLGGATAKTPSKKPSVGQKKLFEAPGSSPPMPSKKQKTSGTSLDQSIEQLNDVTAVSGVNLREEEEQLLSGLKEESRASEATRRIVQEEEERLLLLKAPLQRKLSDIMLKCGLKNIGGDVERCLSMCVEERLKGLISYLIRLSKQRVDIEKSRHRFVITSDVRRQILLANQKTKEEWDKKQAEESEKLRKVNELQMDGNTGVDAEKDKEDGRPKALKANKEEDDKMRATAANVAARAAVGGDDMLSKWQLMAEQARQKREGLDGAPGKTASSKPLLSLGRSSREKQESEKKGSSAVSASGGTRRFGRKNALESHPKVARNVSLKDVIAALEREPQMSKSSLIYRLYERLSSNSSAT; this comes from the exons ATGGATCCCTCCATCATGAAGCTCCTCGAAGAGGACgag GACGAGAGCATGCATTCCGGTGCCGACGTGGAGGCCTTGTCGGCGGCGCTGAACCGCGACATCGGAGGCGATCCCGCCGCGCTTGCCCGGCCCCCGGAGTCCGACACAG GTGTATCGATGCTAGGGAGTAGTTCTGCATCAAAGCAAGTCCTTGGGCAGTGGCAAACTTCCAGTGAGGTAGAAAATGAGCAGCAAATccaacaaaaagaacaaaaacgTCACTTACAATCCTCAGAGCAGCATTCATCTGGAGGAGAATTGATTCAGGCAGGGTCTGTTTCTCAACCTCAAGATGAACAAATCAATAACCAACCACAACATGATTGTCCCACTATTCAACAAGAAGCATCTCATTCAGATGACCTCCAACGACAGCCAGAAGCCAATTTACTTGAAAAAGAACAGGTAAAGAAACCTGAGCAAAATACTATCCAAGCCTCAGACATAGTTGAGGGCCGAAAGCAAGAGGTTGCTCAGCATTCTGAGAACCAGCAGCAACACCTAACACAGCAGTCAAATAGTCAACAAATAGCTTCTGCTAACATAGCAAACATGGCTGTGCAGCATTCTGAGAACCAGCAGCAGCACATAGTGCAGCAGTCAAATAGTCAACAAATACCCACTTCTAACCAAGCAAATATGGCAATGAGGAGAACAAAAGCTGCTTCTTCCATACCATTCCATTTGCTGATTCCAATTTTACGGCCTCATCTTGACAAAGACAGATCTATGCAGCTACAGGCTATTTTCGCCAAACTTAGG aataatgaAGTCAGCAAAGAGGACTTCTTGAGAGTGATAAGGAACATTGTCGGGGATCAGATGCTTAGACAGGCAGCTCAAAAGGTCCAGGTGCAG CTTCAGGCTCAGGCAGCTAGGGGAGCACAGACAAATACAAATTCTTTCTCATTACAGTCTCAAGCTTCCTCTCAGCAACTTGCTTCTAGTGTTCCTCCACAGATCACTGGGGCACAATCATTTCCAGCACTCCATTCCATACCATCATCTCAGAGTCTAAAAGTCACTGGATCACCTCCCCATCAACCTTATGTGCCCCCTTTGACATTTCAAGCGCAGCCTGGCACAGGTCTTACAGCTCCTGACAACAGCACTCAAAAGCCACGAGAAGTTGAGACTAAATCAGATGGAAAGGGTGCCCAGTCTGTACAAAAATACACCAGCAACACAAATATCACCAATCCAGAAAGAgatgtttcaatggtttcattacaaccaGTTAACAAGCAGCAGCATCATGCACAACTTCCACAATCATCTTTCTCGGTATCTGGAGCCACAAGTAGTTATAATACGCATGCATATCCCAGGCCATCTATGAGTTCCTCAACTTCTATTAGACCACAAAATCTAGATTCACATGCAAGACAAGTTTCAGTTACTCCAGGAGCTGTTTCAACACAATTAAGGCCAACCCAGTCAGTGAGTGTAATAAATGTGCCTAAATATGAGCAGAATCCTGCCAATGAAGCTAAGAGACAACAAGTTGGTTCAGTCACAGCCTCCCAGCATAACCCAATTGCATGGCAATTATCAGCAAACAAAGATCAGAAAGGTAACACTTTCCCATCAATGGCTGTAAAGCAGGAGCTTGTTGATCAGTCATCCGAACCCCCAAACAAGTCCCACTTTGCATCTTCCGAGAGCACTTTATTTGGTTCAGCACATGTTAATCAAGGAAATCATGCACTTGGATCTTCAAGTACAACAGGAACAACTCAGATCTCAGGTTCTGTGCCTAGCCAAGTGGATCAAATTGTGCAG TTGCACTCTCATATTTCGTCTGCAACTCCACCACTTGGCGGGGCTACTGCAAAAACTCCCTCAAAGAAACCATCTGTTGGGCAGAAGAAGCTATTTGAAGCACCAGGCTCATCTCCACCCATGCCCAG TAAAAAGCAGAAGACATCTGGTACttctcttgatcaaagcatcgaaCAACTGAATGATGTTACAGCTGTTAGTGGAGTTAATTTAAGG GAAGAGGAAGAACAGCTATTATCTGGGTTGAAGGAGGAGAGCCGGGCTTCAGAAGCAACTCGAAGGATtgtacaagaagaagaagagaggctgctTTTGCTGAAGGCCCCCCTTCAGAGAAAGCTATCTGATATCA TGCTGAAATGTGGTTTAAAGAATATAGGTGGTGATGTGGAGCGATGCCTGTCAATG TGTGTGGAAGAACGGTTGAAGGGGTTGATATCTTATCTTATAAGACTGTCAAAACAG AGGGTTGACATTGAAAAATCGAGGCATCGGTTTGTCATCACTTCAGATGTCCGACGCCAGATTTTGTTAGCGAACCAAAAAACCAAGGAAGAGTGGGACAAAAAGCAGGCTGAAGAGTCTGAAAAGCTTCGTAAAGTAAATGAA TTGCAGATGGATGGAAACACAGGGGTTGATGCTGAAAAGGACAAAGAAGATGGTCGTCCAAAGGCCCTTAAG GCTAACAAGGAAGAGGATGACAAAATGAGAGCAACTGCTGCAAATGTTGCAGCCCGAGCTGCTGTTGGTGGAGATGATATGCTGTCGAAATGGCAACTCATGGCTGAACAAGCTCGGCAGAAACGCGAAGGACTCGATGGGGCACCTGGTAAAACTGCAAGCAGCAAACCATTACTGAGCTTAGGAAGAAGCTCGAGAGAAAAGCAAGAATCTGAAAAGAAAGGCTCTTCTGCTGTGTCTGCATCAG GGGGTACAAGGAGATTTGGCAGGAAAAATGCACTGGAATCTCATCCGAAAGTGGCACGTAATGTTTCTCTCAAAGATGTGATTGCAGCCCTCGAGAGGGAACCTCAGATGTCAAAATCATCTTTGATCTACCGCCTGTACGAGAGACTGTCAAGTAATTCATCTGCAACATGA
- the LOC135641624 gene encoding transcription initiation factor TFIID subunit 4b-like isoform X3, with protein sequence MDPSIMKLLEEDEDESMHSGADVEALSAALNRDIGGDPAALARPPESDTGVSMLGSSSASKQVLGQWQTSSEVENEQQIQQKEQKRHLQSSEQHSSGGELIQAGSVSQPQDEQINNQPQHDCPTIQQEASHSDDLQRQPEANLLEKEQHSENQQQHIVQQSNSQQIPTSNQANMAMRRTKAASSIPFHLLIPILRPHLDKDRSMQLQAIFAKLRNNEVSKEDFLRVIRNIVGDQMLRQAAQKVQVQLQAQAARGAQTNTNSFSLQSQASSQQLASSVPPQITGAQSFPALHSIPSSQSLKVTGSPPHQPYVPPLTFQAQPGTGLTAPDNSTQKPREVETKSDGKGAQSVQKYTSNTNITNPERDVSMVSLQPVNKQQHHAQLPQSSFSVSGATSSYNTHAYPRPSMSSSTSIRPQNLDSHARQVSVTPGAVSTQLRPTQSVSVINVPKYEQNPANEAKRQQVGSVTASQHNPIAWQLSANKDQKGNTFPSMAVKQELVDQSSEPPNKSHFASSESTLFGSAHVNQGNHALGSSSTTGTTQISGSVPSQVDQIVQLHSHISSATPPLGGATAKTPSKKPSVGQKKLFEAPGSSPPMPSKKQKTSGTSLDQSIEQLNDVTAVSGVNLREEEEQLLSGLKEESRASEATRRIVQEEEERLLLLKAPLQRKLSDIMLKCGLKNIGGDVERCLSMCVEERLKGLISYLIRLSKQRVDIEKSRHRFVITSDVRRQILLANQKTKEEWDKKQAEESEKLRKVNEMDGNTGVDAEKDKEDGRPKALKANKEEDDKMRATAANVAARAAVGGDDMLSKWQLMAEQARQKREGLDGAPGKTASSKPLLSLGRSSREKQESEKKGSSAVSASGGTRRFGRKNALESHPKVARNVSLKDVIAALEREPQMSKSSLIYRLYERLSSNSSAT encoded by the exons ATGGATCCCTCCATCATGAAGCTCCTCGAAGAGGACgag GACGAGAGCATGCATTCCGGTGCCGACGTGGAGGCCTTGTCGGCGGCGCTGAACCGCGACATCGGAGGCGATCCCGCCGCGCTTGCCCGGCCCCCGGAGTCCGACACAG GTGTATCGATGCTAGGGAGTAGTTCTGCATCAAAGCAAGTCCTTGGGCAGTGGCAAACTTCCAGTGAGGTAGAAAATGAGCAGCAAATccaacaaaaagaacaaaaacgTCACTTACAATCCTCAGAGCAGCATTCATCTGGAGGAGAATTGATTCAGGCAGGGTCTGTTTCTCAACCTCAAGATGAACAAATCAATAACCAACCACAACATGATTGTCCCACTATTCAACAAGAAGCATCTCATTCAGATGACCTCCAACGACAGCCAGAAGCCAATTTACTTGAAAAAGAACAG CATTCTGAGAACCAGCAGCAGCACATAGTGCAGCAGTCAAATAGTCAACAAATACCCACTTCTAACCAAGCAAATATGGCAATGAGGAGAACAAAAGCTGCTTCTTCCATACCATTCCATTTGCTGATTCCAATTTTACGGCCTCATCTTGACAAAGACAGATCTATGCAGCTACAGGCTATTTTCGCCAAACTTAGG aataatgaAGTCAGCAAAGAGGACTTCTTGAGAGTGATAAGGAACATTGTCGGGGATCAGATGCTTAGACAGGCAGCTCAAAAGGTCCAGGTGCAG CTTCAGGCTCAGGCAGCTAGGGGAGCACAGACAAATACAAATTCTTTCTCATTACAGTCTCAAGCTTCCTCTCAGCAACTTGCTTCTAGTGTTCCTCCACAGATCACTGGGGCACAATCATTTCCAGCACTCCATTCCATACCATCATCTCAGAGTCTAAAAGTCACTGGATCACCTCCCCATCAACCTTATGTGCCCCCTTTGACATTTCAAGCGCAGCCTGGCACAGGTCTTACAGCTCCTGACAACAGCACTCAAAAGCCACGAGAAGTTGAGACTAAATCAGATGGAAAGGGTGCCCAGTCTGTACAAAAATACACCAGCAACACAAATATCACCAATCCAGAAAGAgatgtttcaatggtttcattacaaccaGTTAACAAGCAGCAGCATCATGCACAACTTCCACAATCATCTTTCTCGGTATCTGGAGCCACAAGTAGTTATAATACGCATGCATATCCCAGGCCATCTATGAGTTCCTCAACTTCTATTAGACCACAAAATCTAGATTCACATGCAAGACAAGTTTCAGTTACTCCAGGAGCTGTTTCAACACAATTAAGGCCAACCCAGTCAGTGAGTGTAATAAATGTGCCTAAATATGAGCAGAATCCTGCCAATGAAGCTAAGAGACAACAAGTTGGTTCAGTCACAGCCTCCCAGCATAACCCAATTGCATGGCAATTATCAGCAAACAAAGATCAGAAAGGTAACACTTTCCCATCAATGGCTGTAAAGCAGGAGCTTGTTGATCAGTCATCCGAACCCCCAAACAAGTCCCACTTTGCATCTTCCGAGAGCACTTTATTTGGTTCAGCACATGTTAATCAAGGAAATCATGCACTTGGATCTTCAAGTACAACAGGAACAACTCAGATCTCAGGTTCTGTGCCTAGCCAAGTGGATCAAATTGTGCAG TTGCACTCTCATATTTCGTCTGCAACTCCACCACTTGGCGGGGCTACTGCAAAAACTCCCTCAAAGAAACCATCTGTTGGGCAGAAGAAGCTATTTGAAGCACCAGGCTCATCTCCACCCATGCCCAG TAAAAAGCAGAAGACATCTGGTACttctcttgatcaaagcatcgaaCAACTGAATGATGTTACAGCTGTTAGTGGAGTTAATTTAAGG GAAGAGGAAGAACAGCTATTATCTGGGTTGAAGGAGGAGAGCCGGGCTTCAGAAGCAACTCGAAGGATtgtacaagaagaagaagagaggctgctTTTGCTGAAGGCCCCCCTTCAGAGAAAGCTATCTGATATCA TGCTGAAATGTGGTTTAAAGAATATAGGTGGTGATGTGGAGCGATGCCTGTCAATG TGTGTGGAAGAACGGTTGAAGGGGTTGATATCTTATCTTATAAGACTGTCAAAACAG AGGGTTGACATTGAAAAATCGAGGCATCGGTTTGTCATCACTTCAGATGTCCGACGCCAGATTTTGTTAGCGAACCAAAAAACCAAGGAAGAGTGGGACAAAAAGCAGGCTGAAGAGTCTGAAAAGCTTCGTAAAGTAAATGAA ATGGATGGAAACACAGGGGTTGATGCTGAAAAGGACAAAGAAGATGGTCGTCCAAAGGCCCTTAAG GCTAACAAGGAAGAGGATGACAAAATGAGAGCAACTGCTGCAAATGTTGCAGCCCGAGCTGCTGTTGGTGGAGATGATATGCTGTCGAAATGGCAACTCATGGCTGAACAAGCTCGGCAGAAACGCGAAGGACTCGATGGGGCACCTGGTAAAACTGCAAGCAGCAAACCATTACTGAGCTTAGGAAGAAGCTCGAGAGAAAAGCAAGAATCTGAAAAGAAAGGCTCTTCTGCTGTGTCTGCATCAG GGGGTACAAGGAGATTTGGCAGGAAAAATGCACTGGAATCTCATCCGAAAGTGGCACGTAATGTTTCTCTCAAAGATGTGATTGCAGCCCTCGAGAGGGAACCTCAGATGTCAAAATCATCTTTGATCTACCGCCTGTACGAGAGACTGTCAAGTAATTCATCTGCAACATGA
- the LOC135641624 gene encoding transcription initiation factor TFIID subunit 4b-like isoform X2 yields the protein MDPSIMKLLEEDEDESMHSGADVEALSAALNRDIGGDPAALARPPESDTGVSMLGSSSASKQVLGQWQTSSEVENEQQIQQKEQKRHLQSSEQHSSGGELIQAGSVSQPQDEQINNQPQHDCPTIQQEASHSDDLQRQPEANLLEKEQVKKPEQNTIQASDIVEGRKQEVAQHSENQQQHLTQQSNSQQIASANIANMAVQHSENQQQHIVQQSNSQQIPTSNQANMAMRRTKAASSIPFHLLIPILRPHLDKDRSMQLQAIFAKLRNNEVSKEDFLRVIRNIVGDQMLRQAAQKVQVQLQAQAARGAQTNTNSFSLQSQASSQQLASSVPPQITGAQSFPALHSIPSSQSLKVTGSPPHQPYVPPLTFQAQPGTGLTAPDNSTQKPREVETKSDGKGAQSVQKYTSNTNITNPERDVSMVSLQPVNKQQHHAQLPQSSFSVSGATSSYNTHAYPRPSMSSSTSIRPQNLDSHARQVSVTPGAVSTQLRPTQSVSVINVPKYEQNPANEAKRQQVGSVTASQHNPIAWQLSANKDQKGNTFPSMAVKQELVDQSSEPPNKSHFASSESTLFGSAHVNQGNHALGSSSTTGTTQISGSVPSQVDQIVQLHSHISSATPPLGGATAKTPSKKPSVGQKKLFEAPGSSPPMPSKKQKTSGTSLDQSIEQLNDVTAVSGVNLREEEEQLLSGLKEESRASEATRRIVQEEEERLLLLKAPLQRKLSDIMLKCGLKNIGGDVERCLSMCVEERLKGLISYLIRLSKQRVDIEKSRHRFVITSDVRRQILLANQKTKEEWDKKQAEESEKLRKVNEMDGNTGVDAEKDKEDGRPKALKANKEEDDKMRATAANVAARAAVGGDDMLSKWQLMAEQARQKREGLDGAPGKTASSKPLLSLGRSSREKQESEKKGSSAVSASGGTRRFGRKNALESHPKVARNVSLKDVIAALEREPQMSKSSLIYRLYERLSSNSSAT from the exons ATGGATCCCTCCATCATGAAGCTCCTCGAAGAGGACgag GACGAGAGCATGCATTCCGGTGCCGACGTGGAGGCCTTGTCGGCGGCGCTGAACCGCGACATCGGAGGCGATCCCGCCGCGCTTGCCCGGCCCCCGGAGTCCGACACAG GTGTATCGATGCTAGGGAGTAGTTCTGCATCAAAGCAAGTCCTTGGGCAGTGGCAAACTTCCAGTGAGGTAGAAAATGAGCAGCAAATccaacaaaaagaacaaaaacgTCACTTACAATCCTCAGAGCAGCATTCATCTGGAGGAGAATTGATTCAGGCAGGGTCTGTTTCTCAACCTCAAGATGAACAAATCAATAACCAACCACAACATGATTGTCCCACTATTCAACAAGAAGCATCTCATTCAGATGACCTCCAACGACAGCCAGAAGCCAATTTACTTGAAAAAGAACAGGTAAAGAAACCTGAGCAAAATACTATCCAAGCCTCAGACATAGTTGAGGGCCGAAAGCAAGAGGTTGCTCAGCATTCTGAGAACCAGCAGCAACACCTAACACAGCAGTCAAATAGTCAACAAATAGCTTCTGCTAACATAGCAAACATGGCTGTGCAGCATTCTGAGAACCAGCAGCAGCACATAGTGCAGCAGTCAAATAGTCAACAAATACCCACTTCTAACCAAGCAAATATGGCAATGAGGAGAACAAAAGCTGCTTCTTCCATACCATTCCATTTGCTGATTCCAATTTTACGGCCTCATCTTGACAAAGACAGATCTATGCAGCTACAGGCTATTTTCGCCAAACTTAGG aataatgaAGTCAGCAAAGAGGACTTCTTGAGAGTGATAAGGAACATTGTCGGGGATCAGATGCTTAGACAGGCAGCTCAAAAGGTCCAGGTGCAG CTTCAGGCTCAGGCAGCTAGGGGAGCACAGACAAATACAAATTCTTTCTCATTACAGTCTCAAGCTTCCTCTCAGCAACTTGCTTCTAGTGTTCCTCCACAGATCACTGGGGCACAATCATTTCCAGCACTCCATTCCATACCATCATCTCAGAGTCTAAAAGTCACTGGATCACCTCCCCATCAACCTTATGTGCCCCCTTTGACATTTCAAGCGCAGCCTGGCACAGGTCTTACAGCTCCTGACAACAGCACTCAAAAGCCACGAGAAGTTGAGACTAAATCAGATGGAAAGGGTGCCCAGTCTGTACAAAAATACACCAGCAACACAAATATCACCAATCCAGAAAGAgatgtttcaatggtttcattacaaccaGTTAACAAGCAGCAGCATCATGCACAACTTCCACAATCATCTTTCTCGGTATCTGGAGCCACAAGTAGTTATAATACGCATGCATATCCCAGGCCATCTATGAGTTCCTCAACTTCTATTAGACCACAAAATCTAGATTCACATGCAAGACAAGTTTCAGTTACTCCAGGAGCTGTTTCAACACAATTAAGGCCAACCCAGTCAGTGAGTGTAATAAATGTGCCTAAATATGAGCAGAATCCTGCCAATGAAGCTAAGAGACAACAAGTTGGTTCAGTCACAGCCTCCCAGCATAACCCAATTGCATGGCAATTATCAGCAAACAAAGATCAGAAAGGTAACACTTTCCCATCAATGGCTGTAAAGCAGGAGCTTGTTGATCAGTCATCCGAACCCCCAAACAAGTCCCACTTTGCATCTTCCGAGAGCACTTTATTTGGTTCAGCACATGTTAATCAAGGAAATCATGCACTTGGATCTTCAAGTACAACAGGAACAACTCAGATCTCAGGTTCTGTGCCTAGCCAAGTGGATCAAATTGTGCAG TTGCACTCTCATATTTCGTCTGCAACTCCACCACTTGGCGGGGCTACTGCAAAAACTCCCTCAAAGAAACCATCTGTTGGGCAGAAGAAGCTATTTGAAGCACCAGGCTCATCTCCACCCATGCCCAG TAAAAAGCAGAAGACATCTGGTACttctcttgatcaaagcatcgaaCAACTGAATGATGTTACAGCTGTTAGTGGAGTTAATTTAAGG GAAGAGGAAGAACAGCTATTATCTGGGTTGAAGGAGGAGAGCCGGGCTTCAGAAGCAACTCGAAGGATtgtacaagaagaagaagagaggctgctTTTGCTGAAGGCCCCCCTTCAGAGAAAGCTATCTGATATCA TGCTGAAATGTGGTTTAAAGAATATAGGTGGTGATGTGGAGCGATGCCTGTCAATG TGTGTGGAAGAACGGTTGAAGGGGTTGATATCTTATCTTATAAGACTGTCAAAACAG AGGGTTGACATTGAAAAATCGAGGCATCGGTTTGTCATCACTTCAGATGTCCGACGCCAGATTTTGTTAGCGAACCAAAAAACCAAGGAAGAGTGGGACAAAAAGCAGGCTGAAGAGTCTGAAAAGCTTCGTAAAGTAAATGAA ATGGATGGAAACACAGGGGTTGATGCTGAAAAGGACAAAGAAGATGGTCGTCCAAAGGCCCTTAAG GCTAACAAGGAAGAGGATGACAAAATGAGAGCAACTGCTGCAAATGTTGCAGCCCGAGCTGCTGTTGGTGGAGATGATATGCTGTCGAAATGGCAACTCATGGCTGAACAAGCTCGGCAGAAACGCGAAGGACTCGATGGGGCACCTGGTAAAACTGCAAGCAGCAAACCATTACTGAGCTTAGGAAGAAGCTCGAGAGAAAAGCAAGAATCTGAAAAGAAAGGCTCTTCTGCTGTGTCTGCATCAG GGGGTACAAGGAGATTTGGCAGGAAAAATGCACTGGAATCTCATCCGAAAGTGGCACGTAATGTTTCTCTCAAAGATGTGATTGCAGCCCTCGAGAGGGAACCTCAGATGTCAAAATCATCTTTGATCTACCGCCTGTACGAGAGACTGTCAAGTAATTCATCTGCAACATGA
- the LOC103980179 gene encoding uncharacterized protein LOC103980179 yields MKSLRFFAMGWIAGAVLAFFIPSSISISIAAGSASTDEGGTTAMPMHGGRVTTVITHRKLEVNSYIAGAIRSRKDSTSMNVEDYPSFDPAPSSKATIKTGPIEHGIPLMPYIPRPTPPGHRKHGGSP; encoded by the exons ATGAAATCTTTGCGCTTCTTTGCTATGGGTTGGATCGCTGGGGCCGTGCTTGCGTTCTTCATTCCCTCCAGCATCAGCATCTCCATCGCTGCag GCTCTGCCTCAACTGATGAAGGAGGCACAACAGCCATGCCTATGCATGGTGGAAGAGTCACGACGGTCATCACCCACAGGAAACTGGAG GTTAACAGCTACATTGCCGGCGCCATCAGAAGTAGAAAGGATTCAACAAGTATGAACGTGGAGGATTATCCCAGCTTCGATCCAGCTCCAAGTTCGAAAGCAACCATTAAAACCGGACCGATCGAACATGGAATTCCTCTCATGCCTTATATCCCCCGGCCGACCCCTCCAGGTCACCGCAAGCATGGGGGGTCTCCTTGA